The following are from one region of the Candidatus Limnocylindrales bacterium genome:
- a CDS encoding formyltetrahydrofolate deformylase: MPAASPAVISILGRDQKGVVARISTYLAQHNVNIEKIDQNVMEGLFIMTMLVDLADLDINLDQLILDLKATGAEMQMDVTVRLHGDRIRKRVALLVSKEPHCLEALIEAHRGGELDAELAVVLSNHADLEPIAAEYGLPFRWLPSTDKPAHMAFILRELGALRPDLVVLARYMQILAPEVVRAYRNRILNIHPSLLPYYPGANAYKQAYEAGIRVCGCTAHIVTEALDQGPIVLQDVFPIEVGQDSLETIKSNGRELEARVLTKAVQLFVRDELVVTEGKVLFRPGRLG; encoded by the coding sequence ATGCCCGCAGCCAGTCCCGCCGTCATCTCCATCCTGGGTCGCGATCAAAAGGGCGTCGTTGCGCGTATCTCGACCTACCTTGCGCAGCACAACGTCAACATCGAGAAGATCGACCAGAACGTGATGGAGGGCCTCTTCATCATGACGATGCTGGTCGATCTGGCCGACCTGGACATCAATCTGGATCAACTGATCCTGGACCTGAAGGCCACGGGCGCCGAGATGCAGATGGACGTCACCGTGCGCCTGCACGGTGATCGAATTCGAAAACGCGTGGCGCTGCTCGTGTCGAAAGAGCCGCATTGCCTGGAAGCGCTCATCGAGGCGCATCGGGGCGGCGAGCTCGATGCCGAGCTGGCCGTGGTGCTTTCGAACCACGCCGATCTCGAGCCGATCGCCGCCGAGTACGGCTTGCCGTTTCGCTGGCTGCCTTCGACGGACAAGCCTGCGCACATGGCCTTCATTCTGCGCGAGCTCGGCGCGCTGCGCCCCGATCTGGTCGTGCTGGCGCGCTACATGCAGATTCTTGCGCCGGAGGTCGTGCGCGCCTACCGCAACCGGATCCTCAACATCCACCCGTCGCTTCTGCCGTACTATCCGGGCGCCAACGCCTACAAGCAGGCATACGAGGCCGGAATCCGTGTATGCGGCTGCACCGCGCACATCGTGACCGAGGCGCTGGACCAGGGGCCGATCGTCCTGCAGGACGTCTTTCCGATCGAGGTCGGGCAGGACTCCCTGGAAACGATCAAGAGCAATGGCCGTGAGCTGGAGGCGCGCGTTCTGACGAAGGCGGTGCAGCTGTTCGTGCGCGACGAGCTCGTCGTGACCGAAGGAAAGGTACTGTTCCGGCCCGGCCGCCTCGGCTAG
- a CDS encoding tetratricopeptide repeat protein, giving the protein MTPGLVMLQAKRDGMTRNSRQRYLARRLGSAALAAALAALSGAVAFATTSADHLANLANRSLQTAEAQKDQNQALAFYRQAAELAGQAVAANPNSARANFVFFAAKGRLLLAEGATKNLFQLSSLDDYLDRALQLDPNYSNALAAKGGLLLELPFYLGGDAKQAEALLRRAVELNPTGPGTRTTLARALLHNGNVAAAREQVIKACHYACTLRRYRHFVEAQALLEEIDVKLGRAQAQ; this is encoded by the coding sequence TTGACGCCCGGCCTCGTCATGCTACAGGCGAAGCGGGACGGCATGACGAGGAACTCCCGACAACGGTACCTTGCCCGCCGCCTCGGCAGCGCTGCGCTGGCCGCCGCACTGGCCGCGCTTTCCGGCGCCGTCGCCTTCGCGACGACCTCGGCGGACCATCTGGCGAACCTCGCGAACCGTTCCCTGCAGACCGCCGAGGCGCAGAAGGACCAGAATCAGGCGCTGGCGTTCTACCGACAAGCCGCCGAGCTCGCCGGTCAAGCCGTGGCCGCCAATCCCAATTCCGCGCGAGCCAATTTCGTGTTCTTTGCCGCCAAGGGACGACTGCTGCTGGCCGAAGGCGCTACGAAAAACCTCTTTCAGCTGAGCAGCCTCGACGACTACCTCGACCGCGCGCTGCAGCTCGACCCCAACTACTCCAACGCGCTCGCCGCCAAAGGCGGGCTGCTCCTGGAGCTGCCGTTCTATCTGGGCGGCGATGCCAAGCAGGCCGAGGCGCTGCTGCGCAGGGCTGTGGAGCTCAATCCGACCGGACCCGGCACCCGCACGACGCTGGCGCGCGCCCTGCTCCACAACGGCAACGTCGCCGCCGCCCGTGAGCAGGTCATCAAGGCGTGCCACTATGCCTGCACGCTGCGACGCTACCGTCATTTCGTCGAAGCGCAGGCGCTGCTGGAAGAGATCGACGTCAAGCTCGGCCGAGCGCAAGCACAGTGA
- the mazG gene encoding nucleoside triphosphate pyrophosphohydrolase yields MSEGRRDFAALVALMHRLRSPGGCPWDAEQTHQSLRPYLIEEAYEVLDAINGGDDRELRDELGDLLLQVIFHAELAQERGAFTIDDVIEGLADKLVRRHPHVFADVEVGSAQDVERNWSAIKKSERKKAGRDRPSAIDGLPSGLPALARAKRIGEKAASAGFDWDRPEDVRAKVAEELAELDDAMRSGDDAAVEEEVGDLLFAIASMARLRRIDAESALAAALRKFDTRFRQLEREVESSGREIRQLDGRELEAIWQSVKKA; encoded by the coding sequence GTGAGCGAAGGTCGGCGCGACTTCGCCGCGCTCGTGGCTCTGATGCATCGCCTGCGCTCGCCCGGCGGCTGCCCCTGGGATGCCGAGCAGACGCACCAGTCGCTGCGCCCTTATCTCATCGAGGAAGCCTACGAAGTCCTGGACGCCATCAACGGCGGTGATGACCGGGAGCTGCGGGACGAACTCGGCGACCTGCTGCTGCAGGTGATCTTTCACGCGGAGCTGGCGCAGGAGCGCGGCGCGTTCACGATCGATGACGTCATCGAGGGCCTGGCCGACAAGCTGGTGCGCCGTCACCCTCACGTCTTCGCCGATGTCGAAGTGGGCTCGGCCCAGGACGTGGAGCGGAACTGGTCGGCAATCAAGAAGAGCGAGCGCAAGAAAGCCGGCCGCGACCGGCCCTCCGCCATCGACGGCTTGCCCTCAGGACTGCCGGCGCTCGCGCGGGCCAAACGGATCGGCGAGAAGGCAGCATCAGCCGGCTTCGACTGGGATCGCCCGGAGGACGTGCGCGCCAAAGTTGCCGAAGAGCTCGCCGAGCTCGATGACGCCATGCGCAGCGGCGACGATGCGGCCGTGGAGGAAGAGGTCGGCGATCTTCTATTCGCCATCGCCAGCATGGCTCGTCTTCGCCGGATCGACGCCGAATCGGCGCTCGCGGCGGCGCTTCGCAAGTTCGACACTCGCTTTCGTCAGCTGGAGCGGGAGGTGGAGAGCAGCGGGCGCGAGATCCGCCAGCTCGACGGCAGGGAGCTCGAGGCGATCTGGCAGTCGGTCAAGAAGGCCTGA
- the murJ gene encoding murein biosynthesis integral membrane protein MurJ: protein MPTSNSLNDGQPPLSDERARLTGAAQVLAGMTALSRASGLVRDVVIGATFGTGAGADAFFAAFRLPNLFRRIAAEGAASAAFVPVFTSALLRSGTAGAAQAAAAVGGVTIVSLAVLSAIGMAAAEPLTDLLAPGFAADPEKRALTVSLTRWLFPYLLLVGTAAWAMGVLHTFRNFAVPAWGPVLLNASIIACAWLLRPALSPPEYALVIGVLLGGSLQVAVQVPWLLRIGLRPRMFLDIADAAVRRTGPLLVAAVFGGAVYQLNVLVATLLASLLPAGSVSFLWYADRLFEFPLGIVAVAVGTAALPTMAALAREERRRELAATVVHSLSLTLAWCLPAALGLLLLAPDIVELLLQRGRFTAHDTVMTAWALQAQAPGLIGVAAARVLSGAFYALDRPRVPVLAAALAVVANAIMALALMGPPEPSAPAVAHWIGAAGAAVRIADLRHAGLALATAVAASINAAILLVMLRVRLRELSLRAVLGPIVVHAGAAAVMAATVAAVRSALAAPGGEGAAVRVAAAMTAGVATYVAAAWAMGSAQIRETVGLALDWIRRR, encoded by the coding sequence GTGCCTACTAGCAACTCCCTGAACGACGGTCAACCGCCGCTCTCCGACGAGCGCGCGCGCCTTACCGGCGCGGCGCAGGTGCTGGCGGGGATGACGGCTCTATCGCGCGCCAGCGGCCTCGTGCGCGACGTCGTCATCGGCGCGACCTTCGGCACGGGCGCGGGCGCTGACGCGTTCTTTGCGGCGTTCCGGCTGCCCAATCTGTTTCGCAGGATTGCGGCCGAGGGAGCGGCCTCGGCGGCATTCGTGCCCGTGTTCACGAGCGCGCTGCTGCGGTCGGGCACGGCCGGGGCGGCGCAAGCCGCCGCCGCGGTGGGCGGAGTCACGATCGTCTCGCTGGCGGTGCTGTCGGCGATCGGAATGGCTGCGGCCGAGCCTCTGACGGACCTGCTCGCGCCCGGCTTTGCCGCCGACCCCGAAAAGCGCGCGCTGACCGTATCGTTGACGCGCTGGCTCTTCCCGTACCTGTTGCTGGTGGGCACGGCCGCGTGGGCGATGGGCGTGCTTCACACCTTCCGGAACTTCGCCGTGCCGGCGTGGGGACCGGTCCTGCTCAACGCGAGCATCATCGCCTGCGCCTGGCTCCTGCGGCCCGCGCTTTCGCCGCCCGAGTACGCGCTCGTCATCGGTGTGCTCCTCGGTGGAAGCCTGCAGGTGGCAGTGCAGGTGCCGTGGCTGCTGCGCATCGGGCTGCGGCCGCGCATGTTCCTCGACATCGCCGATGCGGCAGTTCGGCGAACCGGGCCGCTGCTGGTCGCAGCCGTCTTCGGCGGCGCGGTCTACCAGCTCAACGTCCTCGTCGCGACGCTGCTGGCCTCGCTGTTGCCGGCCGGATCGGTGTCGTTTCTCTGGTATGCCGACCGGCTCTTCGAGTTTCCGCTGGGCATCGTGGCGGTGGCGGTGGGAACGGCGGCGCTGCCGACCATGGCAGCGCTGGCCCGCGAGGAGCGCCGCCGAGAGCTGGCTGCGACGGTCGTGCACTCGCTGTCGCTGACGCTTGCCTGGTGTCTGCCCGCCGCACTGGGCCTGCTGCTGCTCGCGCCGGACATCGTCGAGCTGTTGCTGCAGAGGGGAAGGTTCACCGCACACGACACCGTGATGACCGCGTGGGCGCTGCAGGCGCAGGCACCGGGATTGATCGGCGTGGCTGCGGCTCGCGTTCTCTCGGGTGCGTTCTACGCGCTCGACCGGCCGCGCGTTCCGGTGCTTGCGGCAGCGCTGGCGGTGGTGGCGAACGCGATTATGGCGCTGGCGCTGATGGGACCACCGGAGCCGTCGGCGCCGGCGGTGGCGCACTGGATAGGCGCGGCCGGTGCGGCGGTGCGCATTGCCGACCTGCGCCACGCCGGCCTGGCCCTGGCAACGGCCGTGGCCGCGTCGATCAATGCGGCGATCCTGCTCGTCATGCTGCGGGTGCGGCTGCGCGAGCTGTCGCTGCGCGCGGTCCTCGGCCCGATCGTAGTTCATGCAGGGGCCGCAGCCGTCATGGCTGCGACCGTTGCCGCGGTGCGGAGCGCGCTTGCGGCCCCGGGAGGCGAGGGCGCGGCCGTGCGCGTGGCGGCCGCGATGACCGCGGGCGTGGCAACCTACGTCGCTGCGGCCTGGGCGATGGGCAGCGCGCAGATTCGAGAAACGGTGGGATTGGCGCTGGATTGGATCAGGCGTCGTTGA
- the rpsT gene encoding 30S ribosomal protein S20, whose product MANHPSALKRHRQSEKSRIANRSVRAKLRTLIRQLRETISTGDRDAASAKLNEVSRQLAKAATKGVLHSSTASRQTGRLARQVSSLGK is encoded by the coding sequence GTGGCCAATCATCCATCGGCGCTCAAGCGCCACCGTCAGTCCGAGAAGTCCCGCATCGCGAACCGCTCCGTGCGCGCCAAGCTGCGCACGCTGATCCGCCAGCTTCGCGAGACGATCTCCACCGGCGACCGCGACGCCGCCTCGGCCAAGCTCAACGAAGTCTCGCGCCAGCTTGCCAAGGCCGCCACCAAGGGCGTCCTGCACAGCAGCACCGCTTCCCGTCAGACCGGCCGTCTGGCCCGCCAGGTCTCCTCGCTCGGCAAGTAG
- the lptE gene encoding LPS assembly lipoprotein LptE: protein MKLRSAVLAVALVCSGCGYTFVRGGNLPADVSSIRVARVEVGDGDPLLADALTRELRRVLRWRGRFRPVDESAPADAVLAVRVTTDRTRAVAFNEFDDVLDYQSTLSVDAELSRPGGEKLWSGSRIAATRGHAAVPGAVVTSSAAFQGQETLDEEALERFNNVQLGEERRAEARERAVRDLAEAIYSRMTEGL, encoded by the coding sequence ATGAAGCTGAGAAGCGCTGTGCTCGCCGTGGCTCTGGTGTGCAGCGGTTGCGGCTACACGTTCGTGCGCGGCGGCAACCTTCCCGCCGACGTCTCCTCCATCCGCGTTGCGCGCGTGGAAGTGGGCGACGGGGATCCGTTGCTGGCCGATGCCCTGACGCGAGAGCTGCGGCGGGTGCTGCGCTGGCGCGGGCGTTTCCGGCCGGTCGACGAGTCGGCGCCTGCCGACGCCGTCCTTGCCGTGCGCGTCACGACCGATCGCACTCGCGCCGTTGCCTTCAACGAGTTCGACGACGTTCTGGACTATCAGTCGACGCTGTCGGTGGATGCCGAGCTGTCGCGGCCGGGCGGGGAGAAGCTCTGGAGCGGCAGCCGCATCGCTGCCACGCGCGGACACGCGGCGGTGCCCGGTGCCGTGGTGACCTCCAGCGCCGCTTTTCAGGGGCAGGAAACGCTGGACGAGGAAGCGCTGGAGCGGTTCAACAACGTCCAGCTCGGCGAGGAGCGACGCGCCGAGGCGCGCGAGCGTGCCGTGCGCGACCTCGCCGAAGCGATCTATTCCAGGATGACGGAGGGGTTGTAG
- the leuS gene encoding leucine--tRNA ligase, which yields MERTDGYDPQEVELRWQERWRQAPALDERGDGQCFYLLEMFPYPSGRIHMGHVRNYTIGDVMARYLRARGHRVLHPMGWDAFGLPAETAAIQRGVQPATWTYQNIDAMREQLARMGFSYDWRREIATCHPQYYRWEQLFFLQMLERGIAYRKKAVVNWCEQCGTVLANEQVEDDQCWRGHRPVTKKELDGWFLRITAYADELLEGLETLTGWPEKVRIMQRNWIGRSTGAEIEFEVAELGQTLTIFTTRADTLFGATFASIAAEHPLVEAMAAAGGRGADVREFVERIRRQEATERAQGKEGVFTGCHVVNPVNGEKLPVYVANFVLMEYGTGAVMAVPAHDQRDFEFARRYGIPVRVVVQSPQGTLKAESMDAAHEEDGVLVDSGDFTGMSSAQAREAITARLQERGKGRFKINYRLRDWGISRQRYWGAPIPVIHCGACGVVPVPAEQLPVVLPTDVELLEGGRSPLPALESWVCVTCPRCGGEARRETDTMDTFVESSWYFLRYTTPRLTTAPFDREELARWLPVDQYIGGVEHAVLHLLYSRFFTRVLRDLGYLDLDEPFRNLLTQGMVIKDGAKMSKSKGNVVDPDELVREYGADTARLFSMFAAPPEKDLDWSERGVEGSFRFLTRVWRLALSFDAGSFAWQDPGAAGLDADAAALRSTVHETIKRVTRDIGERMHFNTAVAAIMELVNAIYERRAAVTGDEAVTRFATATVLRLLSPFAPHVTSELWERLGASPTLDEVPWPEHDEAALQRDSVELAIQVNGKVRSRMVVSVGASEADVVARALADEKIAAEIGGRTVKKTVVVPGRLVSVVVG from the coding sequence ATGGAGAGGACGGACGGCTACGACCCGCAGGAAGTCGAGCTGCGGTGGCAGGAGCGGTGGCGTCAGGCGCCGGCGCTCGACGAGCGCGGCGATGGGCAGTGCTTCTACCTGCTCGAGATGTTCCCGTACCCCTCCGGCCGCATTCACATGGGCCACGTGCGCAACTACACGATCGGCGACGTCATGGCCCGTTATCTGCGGGCGCGCGGGCACCGCGTGCTGCATCCCATGGGCTGGGACGCGTTCGGGCTGCCGGCGGAAACCGCCGCCATCCAGCGCGGGGTGCAGCCGGCGACGTGGACCTACCAGAACATCGATGCGATGCGCGAACAGCTCGCACGCATGGGCTTCAGCTACGACTGGCGGCGCGAGATCGCGACCTGCCACCCCCAGTACTACCGATGGGAGCAGCTCTTCTTCCTGCAGATGCTCGAGCGTGGGATCGCCTATCGCAAGAAGGCCGTCGTCAACTGGTGCGAGCAGTGCGGCACCGTGCTTGCCAACGAGCAGGTCGAGGACGATCAGTGCTGGCGCGGCCACCGGCCTGTGACGAAGAAGGAACTGGACGGCTGGTTCCTGCGAATCACGGCGTACGCTGACGAGCTGCTCGAAGGATTGGAGACGCTGACGGGATGGCCCGAGAAGGTGCGGATCATGCAGCGCAACTGGATCGGGCGCAGCACCGGCGCCGAGATCGAGTTCGAGGTGGCCGAGCTCGGCCAGACGCTGACCATCTTCACGACGCGGGCGGACACGCTGTTTGGCGCGACCTTCGCCAGCATCGCGGCAGAGCACCCGCTGGTCGAGGCGATGGCCGCCGCCGGTGGGCGCGGCGCGGACGTCCGTGAGTTCGTCGAGCGCATCCGCCGCCAGGAGGCGACCGAGAGGGCGCAGGGCAAGGAAGGCGTCTTCACCGGATGCCACGTGGTCAATCCCGTCAACGGCGAGAAGCTTCCGGTCTACGTCGCCAACTTCGTGCTGATGGAGTACGGCACGGGCGCGGTCATGGCGGTCCCGGCGCACGACCAGCGCGACTTCGAGTTCGCGCGCCGGTACGGCATTCCGGTGCGAGTGGTCGTGCAGTCACCGCAAGGGACGTTGAAGGCCGAGAGCATGGACGCCGCACACGAAGAGGACGGCGTCCTCGTCGACAGCGGCGATTTTACCGGCATGTCCAGCGCTCAGGCTCGCGAGGCGATCACGGCGCGGTTGCAGGAGCGCGGCAAAGGCCGGTTCAAGATCAACTACCGGCTTCGCGACTGGGGCATTTCGCGCCAGCGATACTGGGGCGCGCCGATTCCGGTGATCCACTGCGGCGCGTGCGGCGTCGTGCCGGTGCCGGCCGAGCAGCTCCCGGTGGTGCTGCCGACCGACGTCGAGTTGCTCGAGGGGGGCCGTTCGCCGCTGCCGGCATTGGAAAGCTGGGTCTGCGTGACTTGTCCGCGTTGCGGCGGCGAGGCGCGGCGCGAGACCGACACGATGGACACGTTCGTGGAATCGTCGTGGTACTTTCTGCGCTACACGACGCCGCGCCTGACCACCGCACCGTTCGACCGCGAGGAGCTGGCTCGCTGGCTGCCGGTCGATCAGTACATCGGCGGCGTCGAGCACGCGGTGCTCCACCTGCTCTACTCGCGCTTCTTCACGCGCGTCCTGCGCGACCTCGGCTACCTCGATCTGGACGAGCCGTTCCGCAATCTGCTCACGCAGGGCATGGTCATCAAGGACGGCGCCAAGATGAGCAAGTCCAAGGGCAACGTCGTCGATCCCGACGAGCTCGTGCGCGAGTACGGCGCCGACACTGCCCGCTTGTTCTCCATGTTCGCCGCGCCTCCCGAGAAGGACCTGGACTGGAGCGAGCGCGGCGTGGAAGGGAGCTTTCGGTTCCTGACGCGCGTGTGGCGCCTGGCGCTGTCCTTCGATGCCGGCAGCTTCGCGTGGCAGGACCCCGGTGCGGCCGGCCTCGACGCGGACGCCGCGGCGCTGCGCAGCACGGTGCACGAGACGATCAAGCGCGTCACACGCGATATCGGCGAACGCATGCACTTCAATACGGCGGTGGCTGCCATCATGGAGCTCGTCAACGCCATCTACGAGCGCCGTGCGGCCGTGACGGGCGACGAGGCGGTGACCCGCTTCGCTACGGCCACCGTGCTGCGGCTGCTGTCACCGTTCGCGCCGCATGTCACCAGTGAGCTGTGGGAGCGGCTGGGCGCCTCGCCCACGCTCGACGAGGTCCCGTGGCCCGAGCACGACGAGGCGGCGCTGCAGCGCGATAGCGTCGAGCTGGCGATTCAGGTCAACGGCAAGGTGCGCTCGCGCATGGTCGTATCGGTAGGAGCCTCCGAGGCCGATGTCGTCGCCCGCGCTCTGGCCGACGAGAAGATCGCCGCGGAGATCGGCGGTCGTACCGTCAAGAAGACGGTCGTGGTGCCAGGACGCCTGGTCAGCGTGGTGGTGGGATGA
- the nusB gene encoding transcription antitermination factor NusB, which translates to MIRSSRRRGREAALQLLYQTAVSGEPDQDALELFWQSHPVADETGALREFAEELVRAVLQHSSRIDALIDEAAVNWDLDRLSRVDLSLLRLAVGELIAFPETPPPVVINEAVEIARRFSDEKAASFINGVLDRIAREQGSIRGK; encoded by the coding sequence GTGATCCGTTCTTCGCGCAGAAGGGGCCGCGAGGCGGCGCTCCAGCTCCTGTACCAGACCGCCGTCAGCGGGGAGCCGGATCAGGATGCGCTCGAGCTGTTCTGGCAGTCGCACCCCGTGGCCGACGAGACGGGAGCGCTGCGTGAGTTCGCCGAGGAACTGGTGCGCGCCGTCCTCCAGCATTCCAGCCGCATCGATGCGCTCATCGATGAGGCAGCGGTCAACTGGGATCTCGACCGGCTCTCGCGCGTGGACCTGAGCCTGCTGCGTCTGGCGGTGGGCGAGCTGATCGCCTTTCCGGAGACGCCGCCGCCGGTGGTGATCAACGAGGCGGTGGAGATCGCACGTCGATTCTCCGACGAAAAAGCGGCGTCCTTCATCAATGGCGTCCTCGACCGTATTGCGCGGGAGCAGGGCAGCATCCGAGGCAAGTGA
- the ribH gene encoding 6,7-dimethyl-8-ribityllumazine synthase codes for MSTDQPRIAIVVSRFNRAVTNNLLEGALQAVRERGLSTTDDDVFGVPGAFELPLVALEAAQSDLYDAVVCLGAVIRGETPHFDYVCEQAAAGIQQAGLATGKPIAFGVLTTDDMEQALARAGGDVGNKGYEAVVAVLETLEVLMRIRSAASLHDDDDR; via the coding sequence ATGAGCACGGATCAGCCACGCATCGCCATCGTCGTCAGCCGCTTCAATCGTGCGGTGACCAACAACCTGCTCGAGGGCGCGCTGCAGGCCGTGCGCGAGCGCGGCCTTTCGACCACCGACGATGATGTCTTCGGTGTTCCCGGCGCATTCGAGCTGCCGCTGGTGGCGCTGGAGGCGGCGCAATCCGACCTTTACGACGCAGTCGTCTGCCTGGGCGCCGTCATTCGCGGGGAGACGCCGCATTTCGACTACGTCTGCGAGCAGGCGGCGGCGGGCATCCAGCAGGCCGGCCTCGCCACCGGCAAGCCCATCGCCTTCGGGGTCCTGACCACCGACGACATGGAGCAGGCGCTGGCACGGGCCGGCGGGGATGTCGGCAACAAGGGCTACGAAGCGGTGGTTGCGGTGCTCGAGACGCTCGAGGTACTGATGCGAATCCGCTCGGCAGCGTCGCTCCACGACGACGACGACCGGTGA
- the ribA gene encoding GTP cyclohydrolase II: MKRARTVKSAELDAALRALVAGSLVILFDESHPEHGGYLCASARRTRPETINVMATRAGGLICLAMSEGRMRKLGIPLLVAESPFLRGHAFGASIEASRGVTTGISAADRAVTVLAASEPDAGPGDIVMPGHVFPIQVRSGGVLVRPDAAAAAVDVAEMAGEGDCAVLCAVLEESGDLAGTAVLEELASELGAPLLRVGSVVAHRLATELVVERVAERDIESGFGGTFRAIVYRNDFDRDEHMALVAGELSGDAPVTVRIHSQCLTGDVLGSTRCDCGDQLRMAIHAISSEGRGVIVYMHQEGRGIGLANKVRAYELQDRGRDTVEANLDLGFGEDLRDYGITAQILKDLGVRRVRLLTNNPLKVDALERYGVKVVERRPIEAPPHDDNIAYLRTKRRKLGHLLDASRLGSDEGSR, translated from the coding sequence TTGAAACGCGCAAGGACGGTCAAGAGCGCCGAGCTCGATGCGGCCCTGCGCGCGCTCGTCGCCGGCTCTCTCGTCATCCTGTTCGACGAAAGCCATCCCGAGCACGGCGGCTACCTTTGCGCGAGCGCACGGCGCACGCGCCCCGAGACCATCAACGTGATGGCCACGCGCGCCGGCGGCCTGATCTGCCTTGCAATGAGCGAGGGCCGCATGCGCAAGCTCGGCATTCCGCTGCTCGTCGCGGAGAGCCCGTTCCTGCGTGGGCACGCCTTCGGCGCTTCGATCGAGGCTTCCCGCGGCGTCACCACCGGCATTTCCGCGGCCGATCGGGCGGTGACGGTTCTGGCCGCCAGCGAACCCGATGCAGGCCCGGGCGACATCGTCATGCCGGGGCACGTCTTTCCGATCCAGGTTCGCAGCGGCGGCGTGCTGGTCCGGCCCGATGCCGCGGCCGCAGCGGTCGACGTGGCCGAGATGGCGGGGGAGGGCGACTGCGCCGTGCTCTGCGCGGTACTGGAAGAAAGCGGCGATCTTGCAGGCACCGCGGTGCTCGAGGAGCTGGCCTCCGAGCTTGGCGCGCCGCTGCTGCGCGTCGGGTCGGTGGTCGCCCATCGTCTGGCTACCGAGCTCGTCGTCGAGCGCGTGGCCGAGCGCGACATCGAGAGCGGCTTCGGTGGAACATTCCGCGCCATCGTCTACCGCAACGACTTCGATCGCGACGAGCACATGGCGCTGGTGGCGGGCGAGCTGTCGGGGGATGCGCCGGTGACGGTGCGTATCCATTCGCAATGCCTGACGGGCGACGTGCTCGGGTCGACGCGATGCGACTGCGGCGACCAGCTGCGGATGGCGATTCATGCCATCTCGTCCGAAGGCCGCGGGGTCATCGTCTACATGCATCAGGAAGGGCGCGGCATCGGCCTGGCCAACAAGGTTCGCGCCTACGAGCTTCAGGACCGCGGGCGCGATACGGTGGAGGCCAACCTCGATCTTGGGTTCGGTGAAGACCTGCGCGATTACGGCATCACCGCTCAGATCCTCAAGGATCTCGGCGTGCGGCGCGTGCGTCTGCTGACCAACAATCCGCTGAAGGTCGACGCCCTCGAACGTTACGGCGTCAAGGTCGTGGAACGGCGGCCCATCGAAGCGCCGCCGCACGACGACAACATCGCCTACCTGCGCACCAAGCGGCGCAAGCTCGGGCATCTTCTCGATGCCAGCCGCCTGGGCAGCGACGAAGGGTCTCGATGA